Part of the Garciella nitratireducens DSM 15102 genome is shown below.
CAAATATCTTATCTGCTACATTTCCTAAAACGCCTGTAATAGAATGAGAAATGTCTTGCCAGTTTCTAAATAATTCATTGAAATCTATATCAGTGATTCCAAAGGTAAAAAATAAATTCATAATATTTTGTTCTAAAATTTGCATATATTGCGGTATTTTATTAATAAGAGATTCAAAACTTTTAAATACCTGAGGAATAATAAAAAAGATAATAGAAACTATGATTGCTATGGTACATATATAAGTAAGAATAATAGAAATTATTCTCTTTTTCTTTTTAAAATATTTTGCTTTTTCAAAGATGTTGTTTAAAATCTTATTTTCAATCAAATTTAATAAAATATTCAATATAAAAGCTAAAAAAATTCCTATAAATATGGGAGAAAAAAGACTAAATATAGTAGAAACTTTTGATAAAACCAATTGAATATTTGTTAATGCCCAATACAATAAAATTCCATAGGTTAATATGAAAATTATTTTTTTTGTTTTTTTTCCCAATTAATTATTCCTCCTTATTCTCCTTAGAAGGTAATACCTTTACATGAATTTCAAGCACTCGTCGTCCATCAGTCTTTGTAACTGTGATATCTAAATTTTCATATATAAAATGATCTCCTTGTTCTGGAATTTTCCCTAATTCTTGTATTACAAAACCGCTAACAGTATTGGCATCATAATCTCTATCAATTCCAAAAAGATCAAACATTTTATCAATATTAGCACTACAAGAAATTCGATATTCATTTTCCCCTATTTTTACAAATTCTTCAATAATCTCATCATGTTCATCCCAAATTTCTCCTACCAATTCTTCTAAAATATCTTCTAGCGTAACAATTCCTACTGTACCTCCATATTCATCGGTAACAATAGCCATATGGGTTTTATATTGTTGTAATAATTTTAAAAGTCTCGAAATCTTCATAGTAGGAGTAACAAAAATAACAGGCTTTAATATATTTACTAAGGATCCCTTTGCTCCTTTTTTTAAATAAATATTAAAATTTTTTTCATGCAGTACCCCTATAATATTATCAATACTTTCTTTATATACAGGTAATCTGGAATATCCACTTTCCGTAAATAAACTATCTATCTGGTCGTTATCATCTTCAATATTTATAGCAACTACATCCACTCTGGGAGTTAATACATCTCTTACATCTAAATCGTTAAATTCAATAGCAGAACGGATTAATTCTCCTTCTTGTTCATTGATGCCACCTTCATTTTGTGCTTCATCTATAATCGTTAAAAGTTCATCTTCCGTAATTTTCTCATCATTATTTATTTTAATAAAACGATATAATAATTCCTTCCAAAATCCAAAAATATAGTTTATTGGTTTTAAAATTGTTATAAAAAATTTAAGAAAAGGTGTAGAAAACATAGCTAAACTTTCAGGAATTTCTTTTGCCAAACTTTTGGGAGAGATTTCTCCAAAAATAAGGACTAATATTGTCATAACTATAGTAGATATTGTTACTCCCATCTTTCCAAAAATATTTGTAAAAAATAAAGTTGCCAAAGATGTCGATAAAATATTGACAATATTATTTCCTATTAAAATAGTAGATAAAACCATATCATAATTCTCTGCTAAATCCAAAGTACTTTTTGCTTTTTTATTTCCATTATTAGCTAAGTTTTTTATTCGAATCCTATTAAGAGATGAAAATGCTGTTTCTGTTGCTGAAAAATAAGCAGACATACATACTAAAAATATAATTATAATTGCTATAGTAAAATTATTATCCATAAATCTTATTTCCCTCCATAAGATTTTATATATTAATTTTAGTATTTCCAAAAATTTTTACAATTTACAAAAATTTTAATTATGATATGGATTATCTTATTAGAGGTAACTTTTCACAATATACGCCTTCTCTTATTTATTTTATGTACATTAGTATTATTTTATCATGTTTAGAAAAAATTACAATTAATAAATTTTTCTAAAACCAATTTAAAACCTAATTTTTTATCTATCTCTTATAAAAAAGGTTGTTGTAAATAAATATCTATTTTGTTCACTGCTACCTATAAAGCTTACCTTTACAACAACCTCTTAAAATTTTATTATTTTTCTATTTTTTCTATTCCTCCCATATAAGGCCTTAATTTTTCTGGAATGAGAACACTTCCATCTTTTTGTTGATAATTTTCTAAAATCGCTGCAACCGTACGTCCTACTGCAACTCCTGACCCATTTAGAGTATGAACAAATTGAGCTTTTTCCCTAGGGGCAGGGCGAAATCTAATATTTGCTCTTCGTGCTTGAAAATCTTCAAAATTACTACAAGAAGAAATCTCTACATATCTTTGATAACTTGGCATCCATACTTCTAAATCATATTTTTTAGCTGCCGTAAATCCAAGATCTCCTGTACAGATTTTTACCACTCTATAAGGAAGACCTAAAAGTTGTAATACTTCTTCTGCATCTCTAGTAAGTTTCTCTAATTCTTCATAAGAATGATCAGGATGAACAAATTTTACTAACTCCACTTTATTGAACTGATGTTGTCGAATTAATCCTCTCGTATCTCTACCAGCAGCTCCTGCTTCTGCTCTAAAACACGCACTATAGGCAACATATTTAATAGGAAGATTTGCTCCATCTAAAATATCTTCTCGATACATATTGGTAACAGGAACTTCTGCTGTTGGAATAAGAAAATATCCATTGTTAGATACTTGAAAAGCATCTTCTTCAAATTTTGGCAACTGTCCTGTTCCTATCATACTCTCTCTATTTACCATATAGGGAGGTAAAATTTCTGTATAGCCATGTTTTTCTACATGTAGATCCAGCATAAAACTAATTAAGGCTCTTTCTAATCTTGCTCCTAATCCTCTATAAAAAGTAAATCTAGCACCTGTCACCTTAGAAGCAGTTTCAAAGTCTAAAATGTTTAAATTTGTTCCTACATCCCAATGAGCCTTAAAATCAAATTCAAATTGTCGAGGTTGTCCCCATTTTCGAATTTCTACATTATCTTGGTCACTATCTCCTATAGGTACATCTGGATTTGGAATATTCGGGATGGTCAATAATCTCTTTTTTATCTCTTCTTCTACTTTTTTTCGTTCTGCATCCATTTCTTTAATTTTTTGAGATAATTTTTTCATTTCATCCATAATAGCAGAAACATCTTTTCCTGCCTTTTTCAATTTAGGAATTTCTTTAGATACACTATTTTGTTTACTTTTCAGTTTTTCTACTTCTTGTAAAATGCCTCTTCGGTTTTCATCTAAAGAAATAACTCCCTCTAAATCATAATCTTCTCCTCTTCTTGCTAATCCAGATTTCACTTCTTCAAAATGATTTCTAATTCGCTTTAAATCTAACATCATAGATTCTCCTTTCTTTTATTTAATTTTTCTTTATTATGAAATCATAGAATAAATATTTTATCAACCATAGTAAAATATCACTTTTACATAGTAAAAACTCTCGTCCCTTTCTACTAAAGGGACGAGAGTCGTTCTCCCGCGTTGCCACCCTGATTAATTGACAGAGTCAATTCACTCAAAAGACTGTAAGGGGTCTTTCCCTTTAACTTTTAGAGTTAAAATCTCCAGGACGGATTCAAAGCTCCTTTTTATCGATTTCCACCTACCATCGACTCTCTTAAAAAAAAGGGGACTTTTACTACTTCCCTTCACTGATAAACATTATTATTTTTATATTTATTATATAATGAATTTATTTTTTTAGCAAATCATAATCTTTACAAACTTTTTAATCATTATATGTAATTTTTTTATTTTTAATCATAAATATAGAATATTTTTTCTATCTATGGAAAGAATAAAAATAATACATCTGCACAGAATATTTAAGGGGGTATCTAAATGACAAAATTAGAAGTTTATTATCAAATAGCAGAATTAAAAGAAATTGATTATAGAAATACCTTAGCGATTGCTAGTATGATTGAAGTATTAATCGAAAAAGGAATTATAGAAAAAAATGATATTTCTAAAAAAGCTCGAGAACTAGAGAATATTACTACCGAAGAAATTGTTAAAAATAATACTATAAATAAAAAAGTAACAAAAGTACATAAAATCAAATAAGGATCACTGTTTCAGTGATCCTTATTTGATTTTTATAATCCTAAATCTGATCATCACTATTCTTTATCAAACTTCTTTTATAAATATTAAGATTCTGATACCATCTGTTCTAGTTCATTTAAAATTTCTTGTAATTCCTTTAAAAATTCCCCATACTTGCCCCAATCTCCTTGTTTTTGAGCTTCCTGTGCCTTTTTAAACAACTCGTTAGCTTGAAGAATAAGCTCTTGATTGGTTCCTTTCATCATTTTTTCTGAATCTGTTTCTTTTTCTTGCTGCTTTTCTTCTTGAATTCCAAAAATCTCATTCAATCCTTGCTCTAGAGTTTCCTTCATAGTAATTTTATTTTCATAGGCTATAATAACCCTTTTTACTTCTGGTAAATTATTATCCTCCCCTGTAGATTGAATATAAATTGGTTCTACAAAAAGAATAGATTGTTCAATAGGAATGGTTAATAAATTTCCTCTTATAACATTGGATCCCTGTTGATCTAATAGGGTAAGTTCCTTAGAAATTTCTGTATCTTGATCAATTCTTTTTTCTATTTGCATGGGACCATAAACCAGTTTTTGTTTTGGAAATTTGTATACTATTAATTTTCCATAATCTTCTCCATCATTAGAAGCTGCTAACCATGATACCATGTTATCCCTTTCCCTTGGAGTATAGGGAACCATCAACATGAATTCCTCTTCTTCTTTATCAGGATCTTGCATAATAATATAGGCAGACTCTACTTTCTGATCTTCCCCTTGATTAGCAGTACCATAAATTTGGGTAGCAATTTGCCATACATCTTCCTTATTATAGAAGACCGTTGGATTTTCCATATGGTAAGTTGCGTATATTTGACTTTGAATGTCAAAATATTTTTGAGAATATCGTATATGATCCCTAATTCCCTTTGGCATTTCTTCTATATTTTTTAATAAATCCGGATAGATCTTTCCATAGGTATTAATAATTGGATCCTCTTTATCTATTTGATAAAAAGTAACATCTCCATTAAAGGCATCTACTACTACTTTCACAGAATTTCGAATATAATTAAAAGATTTTTCTTTAACGGGTTGAGAATAAGCATAACGATCACTACTTGTAAAAGCATCTATAATCCAATATAATTTTCCATTATCAATTACCAAATAAGGATCTTCATCATAAATAAAGAAAGGTGCTATTTTTTGTACTCGTTCAACAATATTTCGATTGATTAAAATTTTACTATCAGAAGTAATATCTCTTGATAATAAAATTCTAGGGCTTCCTTCATGAATAGCAAACAAAAATCGATTAAACCAATTAAGAGAAATTCCTGCTGTTCCTGTATAGAAATATTCTGCATTATTATCTCCCTTAGGATAGTCAAATTCTTTAATTTTTGCATTAGTAATTACATTATTATTGGTCATCTCTCCAAAATAAATCCTAGGTTCTGTAATTTTTAATTCTTCTACCCCCTGAGGAGGGATATCTTTTATAACAAGATCTGGTTGTCCTGATGAATTCACTTTATTAACAGGAGAGACTGCTGCTCCAAAACCATGAGTGTATTTTAAATGCTGATTAATCCATGTTTTAGAATTTTCATCCATTTTTTCTTGATTTAACTCCCTTGCAGATAAGAATACTTGTGTATAATCTCCATTAATTAGATAACGATCAATATCTATATCATAAAATTGATAATATCTTCTAAATCCTTGTAATGAATTATACATAGATAAAGTTGGTTTATAATCATTGATAGGAATATTGCCTATGGTAATTTCATTCTCTTTTATATCTTGAGCATTTAAATCTTGTTTTGCTGGAAACTGTTTTCTTTCTATATCGTTTAAATCATAGGCTTGTCGAGTATAGTTTATATGATTTTGAATATAAGGTTGTTCTTTTACTAATTCATTTGGAGAGACAATAAGATTTTGTACTCCAAAGGAAATAATATTTCCTAAAATTCCTACTCCAATTAAACAAATAGGTCCTACTAAAGCCAGTTTTAATTTTTTTCTATATCCAGCAATTATAATAAGTACTGCACTAATAACAGCAATTATCATAGAAATACGATAAATCCAAAGAGTAATATGAACATCAGTGTATCCTGCACCGTATACTAAATTTCCAGGAGTAAATAAAATTCCAAACGTTTTTATATAGTATCCTAAAGCCAAAATTAGAAAAAAAGCTCCTACCATAATTGCTAATTGTTTAGATGCTAATGAAAAAAATTCTTGTAAAATATACTTTAAATCAATTCTATCTTCTTTCTTATTATGAAATATTCCTTGTTTTGTTCCATTACGTATCAATAGAAAAATATAAAATCCTAAAGATGCCATTGTCATAAAAATAAGAATGATTAATCCCGTAGAATATATTTGTTCTATCAAAGGCAATTGAAAAATATAAAAAGACATATCTTTATGAAATACAGGATCTTTTATACTAAAATCAGTAGAATTAATAAATTCCAATAAATCATACCATAAATTGGATGTAATGATTATTGTAAAAAATAAACAAAGTATTATTACTCCTAATAAAAGCCATCTATTTTCTTTTTTATTTTTTTCAGGAGAAAAAAACACTCGTAATTTTTTATTATAAATTGTCTTTAAAATCACAAAATAAATATACAGAATAATGGTTAATAGAACAAAAATAGGAATCCCTATTTGTATTTTTGTTATAAGTCCTTTTAAAAATACTTGGGTATACCCTACTTCTTGAAACCACTGATATTGAATAATAAAATCTGAGCTTGCAAAAAAAATAAATAAAATCGCTATAATAATAATTCCTATAAAAGTTTTTCTTTTCTTACCTTCCATCCTTTTCCTCCTTTTTATTATTATTTTCCTATTCTTCAATTAGATACCCTTTTTGTGCAAGTTTTAATAAAATTTCTTTATAAATAGATTCATCCGGTACTTCTATGGTATGTAAATGAATTCCTTCTGTTAAAGAAGATAAAGGCTCTGCTTGCAATCTTTTAAATTCCATTACAAAATCATTTAATTCTTTTCTAGAGCTAATCATTAAATTTGCCTTTATTTCACCATATACAGGATGGTCTACCATAACATCTATCACCTTTGCTCCCATATCTACTAAAATTCTTAGTTCATCAAATATTTCATCAGATTTATGATAACATGCAATAGTTTTCTTTAAACAAAAAGGTTTAGAAGAAAAAGGAAATACATATCCTTGAGGAGTTGCAATAATTTTCTCTCCAGCTGCCCTAAGGATTGCAATATCCTGTACAATAATTTGTCTACTAACATGAAATTTTTTTGCTAAATCTATCCCCTTAATAGGAACTGATCTCTCTTTTATAATTTCCAAAATTTTTTGCCTTCGTTGACTACTATCCATGCTTTCACTCCTCTTAAGCGATTATTCTTATAAACTATAATAAAAATAAAATAAATTATAATTGGTATTATTATATCATTTTTTCCCAAAAAATAAAAAAATCTCGCAACGACCTACTCTCCCATAAGCAGATGACCAAAATCTCTGATTTTGTGTCAGTCGCTTAGTTTCAGTCAATGTGCGATCTCTTTTCTCGTTTTCTTTTTTCCATCATATAAAAAATCTCGCAACGACCTACTCTCCCAGGACGTCTCCGTCCAAGTACCATCGGCGCTGAAGGGCTTAACTTCTGTGTTCGGTATGGGCACAGGTGTTTCCCCTTCGCTATCGTTACGAGATCTTCTTTTCTCTTTTTTTATCCTTTGATGAACTACA
Proteins encoded:
- a CDS encoding transcription repressor NadR codes for the protein MDSSQRRQKILEIIKERSVPIKGIDLAKKFHVSRQIIVQDIAILRAAGEKIIATPQGYVFPFSSKPFCLKKTIACYHKSDEIFDELRILVDMGAKVIDVMVDHPVYGEIKANLMISSRKELNDFVMEFKRLQAEPLSSLTEGIHLHTIEVPDESIYKEILLKLAQKGYLIEE
- the serS gene encoding serine--tRNA ligase, producing the protein MLDLKRIRNHFEEVKSGLARRGEDYDLEGVISLDENRRGILQEVEKLKSKQNSVSKEIPKLKKAGKDVSAIMDEMKKLSQKIKEMDAERKKVEEEIKKRLLTIPNIPNPDVPIGDSDQDNVEIRKWGQPRQFEFDFKAHWDVGTNLNILDFETASKVTGARFTFYRGLGARLERALISFMLDLHVEKHGYTEILPPYMVNRESMIGTGQLPKFEEDAFQVSNNGYFLIPTAEVPVTNMYREDILDGANLPIKYVAYSACFRAEAGAAGRDTRGLIRQHQFNKVELVKFVHPDHSYEELEKLTRDAEEVLQLLGLPYRVVKICTGDLGFTAAKKYDLEVWMPSYQRYVEISSCSNFEDFQARRANIRFRPAPREKAQFVHTLNGSGVAVGRTVAAILENYQQKDGSVLIPEKLRPYMGGIEKIEK
- a CDS encoding UPF0182 family protein, with product MEGKKRKTFIGIIIIAILFIFFASSDFIIQYQWFQEVGYTQVFLKGLITKIQIGIPIFVLLTIILYIYFVILKTIYNKKLRVFFSPEKNKKENRWLLLGVIILCLFFTIIITSNLWYDLLEFINSTDFSIKDPVFHKDMSFYIFQLPLIEQIYSTGLIILIFMTMASLGFYIFLLIRNGTKQGIFHNKKEDRIDLKYILQEFFSLASKQLAIMVGAFFLILALGYYIKTFGILFTPGNLVYGAGYTDVHITLWIYRISMIIAVISAVLIIIAGYRKKLKLALVGPICLIGVGILGNIISFGVQNLIVSPNELVKEQPYIQNHINYTRQAYDLNDIERKQFPAKQDLNAQDIKENEITIGNIPINDYKPTLSMYNSLQGFRRYYQFYDIDIDRYLINGDYTQVFLSARELNQEKMDENSKTWINQHLKYTHGFGAAVSPVNKVNSSGQPDLVIKDIPPQGVEELKITEPRIYFGEMTNNNVITNAKIKEFDYPKGDNNAEYFYTGTAGISLNWFNRFLFAIHEGSPRILLSRDITSDSKILINRNIVERVQKIAPFFIYDEDPYLVIDNGKLYWIIDAFTSSDRYAYSQPVKEKSFNYIRNSVKVVVDAFNGDVTFYQIDKEDPIINTYGKIYPDLLKNIEEMPKGIRDHIRYSQKYFDIQSQIYATYHMENPTVFYNKEDVWQIATQIYGTANQGEDQKVESAYIIMQDPDKEEEEFMLMVPYTPRERDNMVSWLAASNDGEDYGKLIVYKFPKQKLVYGPMQIEKRIDQDTEISKELTLLDQQGSNVIRGNLLTIPIEQSILFVEPIYIQSTGEDNNLPEVKRVIIAYENKITMKETLEQGLNEIFGIQEEKQQEKETDSEKMMKGTNQELILQANELFKKAQEAQKQGDWGKYGEFLKELQEILNELEQMVSES
- a CDS encoding HlyC/CorC family transporter, whose amino-acid sequence is MDNNFTIAIIIIFLVCMSAYFSATETAFSSLNRIRIKNLANNGNKKAKSTLDLAENYDMVLSTILIGNNIVNILSTSLATLFFTNIFGKMGVTISTIVMTILVLIFGEISPKSLAKEIPESLAMFSTPFLKFFITILKPINYIFGFWKELLYRFIKINNDEKITEDELLTIIDEAQNEGGINEQEGELIRSAIEFNDLDVRDVLTPRVDVVAINIEDDNDQIDSLFTESGYSRLPVYKESIDNIIGVLHEKNFNIYLKKGAKGSLVNILKPVIFVTPTMKISRLLKLLQQYKTHMAIVTDEYGGTVGIVTLEDILEELVGEIWDEHDEIIEEFVKIGENEYRISCSANIDKMFDLFGIDRDYDANTVSGFVIQELGKIPEQGDHFIYENLDITVTKTDGRRVLEIHVKVLPSKENKEE